The region GAACACGTCGTAGGCGCTGACGCCGCGGGTGGTGCTCGAGGGGCTGACGACGCGCGCCGAGGCGATCATCGAGTCGAGGTGGCGCCAGCGCAGGCCGAAACCGTACCCGTCCTTCGACCAGCCCAGCGAGGTGATCGTCTTCCACTCTGGGTGCGCCGTGCCCGCGCCCGATTCGATGCCGGTGCCGATCGAGCCCGCATAGTCGTAGGTACTCGCGCCGGGCAGGGCCTGGATCTCGAACTTGTCGAGGTAGCTTGCCGCCACGTTGAGCGAGATCTGGCCGGGATCGCCGCCGAAGATCTGGTCGAGGCCGAAGCGCCAGTCGAACTGGACGTCGATACCGCGCACGTTGAACGTGCCCAGGTTGAGCAGGGGCTGGACCGGGTTGACCGGAACGCCGCTGTCGGTGCTGCGCTCGATCAGCGAGCAATAGTAGTTGTCCGGGTCGTAGCTCGGGTTGTTACCGCCCGAGTTGTAGCAGAACTGAATCCCCTGAGCGATCGAGAGCGGCCCGATCGCGTCCTTGATCTTGATCTGGTACCAGTCGACCGAGAGCGACATGTTCGACAGCATCGGCGTCATGAACGGCGAGGTGAGGACCGCACCGAGCGAGAGGGTGTCGGCCTTTTCTTCCTGCAGGTCGGGGTTGCCGCCGGTGAGCGCAAAGACCTGCGCGGTGCCCAGCTGGTAGCTGTCGATGATCGCCTCGGGGATGCCCTGGGCGAGACACAGCTCGCGCACCGCATCACCGTTTGCGCCCTGACGATAGGACGAGCGCACGTCGCACGGGTCGCCGTTGGTATTGCTGGCGCTCGGCGTGCCGATACCGACCGAACCGGTCGAGACCGGGGCGAACAGCTCGCCCACGCTCGGTGCGCGGATGGCGCGGTTGTACCCGCCGCGCAGACGGATCGAGTCGATAACGCGCCAGTCGAAGTCGGCCTTGTAGGTGTGCACCCCGCCGACCGAGCTGTAGTCCGAATAGCGATAACCGAGGTCGAGGTTGAATTCCTGGATCGCGGGCAGGTCGTGCAGCACCGGCACGAAGAGCTCGGCGAAGACTTCCTTGGTCGAGACCGAGCCCGAAGCCGGACGCAATACCGAATAGCCCAGAATGTCGCTCGTGCCATTGGCCTGCGCGAGCTGGTTGTCGGGCTCGAAGCCGTAGCCGTTGTAGCGATAGTCCGCGCCGAGCGCGAAGCGGACCTCGCCGGCGGGCGCATCGAACAGTCCGCCCTGGATCGAGCCCTCCACCGTGCGCTGGCGCAAGGTGTTGGTGTTGAGCGTGCGGCGGGTGATGTAGTCGATGCACTCCTGCGACGGGGTCAGGTTGCCGAAGGGGTTGAAGCCGCCCTCGCACAGTTCGCTGCCCCCGGTCGGGCTGTTGAGCAGCTCGGCGAGCGCCGAGGCGCTGGCACCGCCGACCTGCTCGTTCTCGAACTTGGCGCGGCTGACCGAGCCGTAGAGTTCCCAGGTCCAGTCCTTGACGCCCAGGTTGCCGTCGAAGCCGAAGGTGCCCTGCCACACGTTGTAGCGGTAGGCCTGGAGGCGCTGGCCCAGGACGTTGAAGGCCTTGTAGAAAGTGAAGTTTGCGTCGGGATCGGCGCGCGAGGCAAGGATCGAGGCGAACTCGTCGGTAATGTAGGGATTGGTCACCGGAACCGAGAGGCCGTAGACGTTCGAGGCCAGCGTCGGGTTGGCCACGCCTACCGAGCTGTAGTCGGTCATGGTGAACTGGCCAAAGGCGCGGATACTGTCGGTCAGCTCGTAATCGACCTTGGCAAAGACCGAGTAGCGGTTGAGGTCCGACTGGAGCGAGGAGCCGGTATAGCCGAAATTGAGCTGCTGGTTGGTCGGGCTGGTCGAGACGAGATAGGCAGAATCGCTCTCGGGGTCGCGCAGGTTGTAGACCGGTACGCCGACCTCGCTGAACAGCGTCTGGTCGGTGTTGAAGCCGAACCAGCCGGTGTACTGGCCGGCCGCGTTGCCGGGCAGGGCAGGGGTCCCGTAGATGCCCTCGAACACCGCGTTGACCGCATCGAGGCTCGGCGTGTTGGCACCGAACAGCACCGTACCCTGCCGGATCGTCGCGAGGCCGGCACGATCGGAGCGATAGCGGTAGTAATCACGCCGGTACTGCAGCGCGCGTTCGCGCTTGGTGTAGTCGAACGAGATCACCGCCGAACCGCGCCCGTCGGCGAATTCGCCGCCGGCCACGGCGCCCAGACGATAGCTCTCGCCGTCGCCGTATTCGCTGGTACCGGCCTCTCCGTGCACTTCGAGGCCCTCGAAATTGCGCTTGAGGCGGAAGTTGACGACGCCGGCGGTAGCGTCCGAACCATAGGTGGTCGAAGCACCGCCGGTGATCACCTCGACGCTCTCGATCAGCGCCTCGGGAATGGTGTTGAGGTCGACCGAACCGTCGGGGTTGGAGGGCTGCAGGCGGCGCCCGTCGAGCAGGATCAGGGTACGCTTGGCACCGAGGCCGCGAAGGCTGGCATAGGCCTGGCCGCCGTTGAGGCCGGTGCTGGTGCTGCCGCCGTTCGATTCACCGAAGGCACCGGCGAACTGCGGCATCTGTGCGAGCGACTTCTCGACCGTCAGGCGCCCGCTGTCCTCGAGCGCATCGTTGCCGATCGAGACGATCGGGCTGTTGGCGACGTAGTCGGGCCGGGCAATGCGCGAGCCGGTGACGACGATGCTGCCGACATCCTCGGGCTCGGCCGCGGGCGGCGCGTCGGGCAGGCTCTGAGCCATGGCGCCACTGGCGAGGAGGGCG is a window of Novosphingobium aureum DNA encoding:
- a CDS encoding TonB-dependent receptor domain-containing protein, whose protein sequence is MNSRTSLRLFLAGTCAPCALLASGAMAQSLPDAPPAAEPEDVGSIVVTGSRIARPDYVANSPIVSIGNDALEDSGRLTVEKSLAQMPQFAGAFGESNGGSTSTGLNGGQAYASLRGLGAKRTLILLDGRRLQPSNPDGSVDLNTIPEALIESVEVITGGASTTYGSDATAGVVNFRLKRNFEGLEVHGEAGTSEYGDGESYRLGAVAGGEFADGRGSAVISFDYTKRERALQYRRDYYRYRSDRAGLATIRQGTVLFGANTPSLDAVNAVFEGIYGTPALPGNAAGQYTGWFGFNTDQTLFSEVGVPVYNLRDPESDSAYLVSTSPTNQQLNFGYTGSSLQSDLNRYSVFAKVDYELTDSIRAFGQFTMTDYSSVGVANPTLASNVYGLSVPVTNPYITDEFASILASRADPDANFTFYKAFNVLGQRLQAYRYNVWQGTFGFDGNLGVKDWTWELYGSVSRAKFENEQVGGASASALAELLNSPTGGSELCEGGFNPFGNLTPSQECIDYITRRTLNTNTLRQRTVEGSIQGGLFDAPAGEVRFALGADYRYNGYGFEPDNQLAQANGTSDILGYSVLRPASGSVSTKEVFAELFVPVLHDLPAIQEFNLDLGYRYSDYSSVGGVHTYKADFDWRVIDSIRLRGGYNRAIRAPSVGELFAPVSTGSVGIGTPSASNTNGDPCDVRSSYRQGANGDAVRELCLAQGIPEAIIDSYQLGTAQVFALTGGNPDLQEEKADTLSLGAVLTSPFMTPMLSNMSLSVDWYQIKIKDAIGPLSIAQGIQFCYNSGGNNPSYDPDNYYCSLIERSTDSGVPVNPVQPLLNLGTFNVRGIDVQFDWRFGLDQIFGGDPGQISLNVAASYLDKFEIQALPGASTYDYAGSIGTGIESGAGTAHPEWKTITSLGWSKDGYGFGLRWRHLDSMIASARVVSPSSTTRGVSAYDVFDLNARAIMPGDTELRISVTNMFNRKPPQVGDIRGTYDAQNYDVIGRYFNAAITKKF